In Megalobrama amblycephala isolate DHTTF-2021 linkage group LG10, ASM1881202v1, whole genome shotgun sequence, one DNA window encodes the following:
- the sfxn3 gene encoding sideroflexin-3 produces the protein MSGDLPLNINIKEPRWDQGTFMGRAQHFFMVTDPRNVLLSSEVLEDARVTVENYRLGVVKPGLTEDQLWRAKYIYDSAFHPDTGEKMLLVGRMSAQVPMNMTITGCMLTFYRTTPAVVFWQWINQSFNAVVNYTNRSGDAPLTMNQLGAAYVSATTGAVITALGLKSLTKHLPAIMGRFVPFAAVAAANCINIPFMRQRELKYGIPITDVEGKRLGESTKAAQQAIVQVVVSRIGMAVPAMAIPPVIMNALEKKAFMKRFPVLNAPVQVGLVGLCLVFATPLCCALFPQKSSMKVSSLEPEVQERIRQSNPHATTVYFNKGL, from the exons ATGTCTGGAGATTTGCCACTGAATATCAACATCAAGGAACCACGATGGGACCAGGGCACATTTATGGGCCGGGCTCAGCACTTCTTCATGGTGACAGACCCCAGAAACGTGCTGCTCTCCAGTGAGGTTTTAGAAGATGCCAGAGTTACTGTGGAGAACTACAG GTTGGGAGTCGTGAAGCCTGGGCTAACAGAAGATCAACTATGGCGGGCCAAATACATCTACGACTCCGCTTTCCACCCAGACACAGGAGAGAAAATGCTGCTAGTTGGACGCATGTCTGCACAAGTGCCCATGAACATGACCATTACGGGCTGCATGCTCACCTTTTACAG GACAACCCCAGCAGTGGTGTTTTGGCAGTGGATTAACCAGTCCTTCAACGCTGTTGTCAACTACACTAACCGCAGTGGAGACGCGCCTCTCACCATGAA TCAGCTTGGTGCGGCCTACGTCAGTGCGACCACTGGAGCTGTAATAACAGCCCTTGGCCTGAAATCTCTGACCAAG CACTTGCCTGCTATTATGGGGCGTTTTGTTCCATTTGCTGCTGTGGCAGCGGCAAACTGTATCAACATACCCTTCATGAGACAAAG AGAGCTGAAGTATGGTATTCCTATTACTGATGTTGAGGGTAAACGTCTGGGAGAATCAACTAAAGCTGCTCAGCAAGCCATCGTACAGGTGGTGGTGTCTCGTATTGGGATGGCAGTGCCAGCCATGG CTATTCCTCCAGTTATTATGAATGCCTTAGAGAAGAAAGCCTTCATGAAG CGGTTCCCGGTTCTCAACGCCCCTGTACAAGTTGGTCTTGTTGGATTATG TCTGGTGTTTGCCACTCCACTGTGCTGTGCCCTGTTCCCACAGAAGAG TTCTATGAAGGTGAGCAGCCTGGAGCCGGAGGTTCAAGAGAGGATACGACAAAGCAATCCTCACGCAACCACTGTTTATTTCAACAAGGGTCTGTAG